TCCTATCGCCATTGTAGAGAAAATACTTTAAAAATTGTATTTAAACACAGTACTCGCATGCGtaaaattcaaataaaaaatACACCTAAACAACATGAGTATGAGTATATGAAAAAATATATCATCTGCGGCATCCATTCTCCGAAATCAAATCTTGTCGTTCCGATATCTTTGGACGATGATAACTGCCACACATGTGGGCGTTAAGGGGTCTGCCCACATGTTTTGTGTGGTGTCTAAGAGGACCAACCCACACGCCTATGTATTGGCAAAACAACTAGCGCCCACatgcctctttttttctttgcGGTCCCTCTCACACGCCTACGTGTGGGCAAAATGCATAACGCCCACACGACCTCTCTCAGCCACCTACCTCACGGCCCCGCACGCCCCGCGTGACAATCACCACGCGTccccgcagttgccatggtccGGACCCTCTTCAATGTCCGTTTACCTGCAGTTGACATGTCGCTGAACTACAGTTGTCAagtcggacaactacagttgtcatggttgctcaactgcagttgtcATCTCAGGTCAAGTGCCAGATGCCATTTTGGACAATTGCAgttgttgccatgtatggtctgatttactatagttgccatgatttgaaaactttaGAGGTTGCCACCTGCTAACACTAagcagttgccatgtatggtctagttgactacagttgccatgatttgaaaaccttagaagttgccacctactaacaccaGGTAGTTGCCGTGTAGCGCTACAAAGAGACATGGCAAAACAACATGTTTgggtaaaagagagagttgccatctgcttacaagaaCACTAGGACAGTTGCCGTGTACCCTGCAAAACACATGACAACTGACATGTTTGGGTACAAAAAGAGAGAGTTgacatctgcttacaagcacactagggcagttgccatatATACTTCAGAACGCATGGCAACTGGCAGCTTGGGTGTGGGAGAGGAGACGGATGTGTGGGCGAGATGAcaaatgcccacacaccagcccttgTGCGTGAGTGAAAACtggcgtgtgggcgaactgctaaacgcccacacaccgaCCCGCCGTGTGGTAAAACGGACGTGTGGGCGACCAGGTGAATGCCCACACATCAACCCAGTCTTACGTGGCACCACAAACATGCCAAGATTCGTGCACCCATAAACGGACGCGGATTCACGCGTGTCGACAAGATGCAAACGCCCACACAtgtgggcgttagtgtttccGATATCTTTTGCTTGTCTTtttgaaaacaaaacaaaacaaatgcCGTCCACGTTTTTTGCCACCACAGCTATATACGCACACCCCTAAAAAAGAAGATATAACAAAAAAAAAATATACGCACCGCAGCAAATCTGGATCGTTGCAAGCAACATCGAACGGTTCATACGACGCCATGTCACGGATCCGCGGCACCCACGAATCCACCAATCAGCGCTACCTCCCTCTCACTATAAACCTAGCACCGTGCTCCTTCTTTCCCCAATTCCAAATCTCCACCCACCTTCCCGTCTCCCGTGCCCCCAATCCCCACCGCAGCCCCCAATCCCCACCCGCCCTCCCGGAGCAGCGATGGCCCCCAAGGCGGAGAAGAAGCCGGCGGCGAAGAAGCCCGCGGAGGAGGAGCCGGCGACGGAGAAGGCCGAGAAGGCCCCggccgggaagaagcccaaggcGGAGAAGCGGCTGCCGGCGGGCAAGAAAACCGCCTCCAAGGAGGGCGGCGGCGAGAAGAGGGGCcggaagaagggcaagaagagcGTCGAGACCTACAAGATCTACATCTTCAAGGTGCTGAAGCAGGTGCACCCCGACATCGGCATCTCCTCCAAGGCCATGTCCATCATGAACTCCTTCATCAACGACATCTTCGAGAA
This genomic window from Aegilops tauschii subsp. strangulata cultivar AL8/78 chromosome 4, Aet v6.0, whole genome shotgun sequence contains:
- the LOC109760483 gene encoding histone H2B.1 is translated as MAPKAEKKPAAKKPAEEEPATEKAEKAPAGKKPKAEKRLPAGKKTASKEGGGEKRGRKKGKKSVETYKIYIFKVLKQVHPDIGISSKAMSIMNSFINDIFEKLAGEAAKLARYNKKPTITSREIQTSVRLVLPGELAKHAVSEGTKAVTKFTSS